One region of Patescibacteria group bacterium genomic DNA includes:
- a CDS encoding TrmH family RNA methyltransferase produces MKTRRLAIAYNIRSAHNVGSLFRTADAAGIDTLYLCGITPAPIDRFGRTQKDIVKTALGAERFVAWEKIGSSPTPAATLSLIKKLCKEKFFIVAVEQSEKSIPYTRIRTAARVARRKNIALIVGDEVRGLPASILNAADCIAEIPMYGKKESLNVAVAFGIAAFAL; encoded by the coding sequence ATGAAGACGCGCCGCCTCGCGATAGCTTACAACATACGAAGCGCACATAACGTGGGCTCTTTATTCCGTACCGCCGACGCGGCTGGCATTGACACGCTCTATCTATGCGGCATCACCCCCGCACCCATTGATCGGTTCGGACGCACGCAGAAAGATATCGTCAAAACCGCCCTGGGTGCCGAACGGTTTGTCGCATGGGAAAAAATCGGATCATCGCCGACGCCAGCCGCCACCCTATCGCTGATAAAAAAATTGTGCAAAGAAAAATTTTTCATCGTTGCCGTTGAGCAATCGGAAAAATCAATCCCCTATACACGCATACGCACTGCGGCGCGGGTTGCGCGCAGAAAAAATATTGCACTGATTGTCGGCGATGAGGTCCGCGGATTGCCTGCGTCGATTTTAAACGCCGCTGATTGCATCGCCGAAATTCCGATGTATGGCAAAAAAGAATCACTCAACGTTGCCGTGGCGTTTGGTATTGCGGCATTTGCTCTTTAG